From the Flavimarina sp. Hel_I_48 genome, one window contains:
- a CDS encoding glycosyltransferase, whose translation MYKYRKNILPPPHDTLQVCVTIPAKNEEQHIGRALHALSLQYGVKNASFEVIVLINHSWDGTLRICKEFQDNHPDFNMHIVVTYSPAVINVGSARRELMDMAYKRLPCANGFVAMTDADSAVGRQWIKNLLKYSKTSIDLVCGPLVIDSSGLKGHTRKLYTAKQQYLLLRSRLESVILPDHFDPWPRHAFSCGPNMAIKKVAYKKIGGMPPLDFLEDAALYDKVIQQGLEVRHCPDMPVKTSARLDSRTERGFGDELKYWTTSGMEFKYTVEGLDKLIARLQAFKMLQNAYKTGNKQCFSELSTLFKLPLLVLQSLYTANNNARAMGSSLVHILENHKPWMEIHPNRDVFDAVEEIEIYFKKGIGEHHRSFSKALVHTQHEPLIAQV comes from the coding sequence ATGTATAAATACAGAAAGAATATCCTGCCACCGCCACATGATACACTACAAGTGTGCGTGACTATACCTGCGAAAAACGAGGAGCAGCATATAGGGCGGGCACTTCATGCTCTTTCTCTTCAATACGGTGTCAAAAACGCAAGTTTTGAGGTTATTGTTTTGATAAACCATAGTTGGGATGGTACGCTTAGGATCTGTAAGGAATTTCAGGATAATCACCCTGATTTTAATATGCATATTGTGGTTACCTATTCCCCCGCTGTTATAAATGTGGGTTCTGCACGCAGGGAACTTATGGATATGGCGTACAAGCGATTGCCTTGCGCAAATGGCTTTGTAGCAATGACCGATGCTGATAGTGCGGTAGGCAGACAATGGATCAAAAACCTTCTGAAATATTCTAAAACAAGTATTGATCTTGTTTGTGGTCCTCTGGTTATAGACAGTAGCGGTTTGAAAGGACATACTAGAAAACTTTATACTGCCAAGCAGCAGTACCTTTTGCTGCGCTCAAGGCTTGAATCTGTAATTTTGCCTGATCATTTTGACCCGTGGCCCAGACATGCTTTTTCCTGTGGGCCCAATATGGCAATAAAGAAAGTGGCTTATAAAAAAATTGGTGGAATGCCACCACTTGATTTTCTTGAAGACGCTGCTTTATATGATAAGGTTATTCAACAAGGTTTAGAAGTACGACACTGCCCTGATATGCCCGTTAAGACCTCGGCTAGACTGGATTCCAGGACGGAAAGAGGGTTTGGGGACGAACTTAAATACTGGACAACCAGCGGAATGGAATTTAAATATACCGTAGAGGGACTGGATAAATTAATTGCGCGTTTGCAGGCATTTAAAATGCTTCAAAACGCTTATAAAACGGGCAATAAACAGTGTTTTTCTGAACTTTCTACATTATTTAAACTTCCACTGCTGGTGTTACAAAGTCTTTATACCGCAAATAATAATGCCCGGGCAATGGGCAGTTCACTTGTTCATATTCTGGAAAATCATAAACCATGGATGGAGATCCATCCCAATAGAGACGTGTTTGATGCCGTTGAAGAAATAGAAATTTATTTTAAGAAAGGGATTGGGGAGCATCACCGGTCTTTTTCCAAAGCATTAGTTCATACGCAGCATGAACCACTGATTGCTCAAGTTTAA
- a CDS encoding PIG-L family deacetylase, protein MAIQVPEFIAQAPLLNLSGIGNDLGNTLVIAPHPDDETLGCGGLIALLREQSIKVCIAFVTNGAASHPNSKKYPPQQVAVMRKKEAIAAARFLGMDESTLYFLNQPDGGLDAISSEEYDRVLELLKSLLSAQNIQTLVIPYEHDAHSDHRAAWKICQDLAASHDLKLTIIEYPIWLWENGKQDEIPVRDSYNFFRLDITTVLEAKHLAIAAHVTQTTRLIDDDADGFILTEKLLKPFMGTLEYYFFRKKTASETLSQDYFDTLYQTSDDPWNFTKSFYEKSKYEETLKVLKPFYHNILELGCSIGVLSEQLALKCDHLMSVDISEFPLETAKKRCAPLGNIDFVKMDVSKNFPQNTFDLILISEVGYYLSNADLNGLFENCSQHLNTNGHILLVHWTSYVSEYPLSGKEVHEKFKMSHVAEQFKLEQSVVHAAYELMLWKKTGDAPQSLS, encoded by the coding sequence ATGGCCATTCAAGTCCCGGAATTTATTGCTCAGGCACCATTACTCAATCTTTCAGGTATAGGAAATGATTTAGGCAATACCTTAGTCATTGCGCCACATCCAGATGATGAAACGTTGGGCTGCGGCGGGCTTATCGCACTATTGAGGGAACAATCCATAAAAGTCTGTATCGCTTTTGTTACGAACGGCGCTGCTTCCCATCCCAATTCCAAAAAATATCCACCTCAGCAGGTTGCCGTCATGCGGAAAAAAGAGGCCATTGCCGCAGCCCGGTTTTTAGGAATGGATGAATCAACACTATACTTTTTAAATCAGCCTGACGGAGGTCTTGACGCAATTTCTTCAGAAGAATACGACCGGGTACTAGAGCTTTTAAAAAGTCTACTTTCAGCACAAAATATTCAAACGCTGGTCATTCCATATGAACATGATGCACATAGTGATCACCGGGCAGCCTGGAAAATTTGTCAGGATCTCGCAGCTTCACACGATCTAAAGCTTACGATCATTGAATATCCCATATGGCTCTGGGAGAATGGGAAACAGGACGAAATTCCGGTTAGGGATAGCTATAACTTTTTCAGGCTGGATATTACTACCGTCCTTGAGGCTAAGCACCTGGCCATCGCTGCTCATGTTACGCAAACTACACGGTTGATTGACGATGATGCCGATGGTTTTATATTAACGGAAAAGCTTCTCAAACCCTTTATGGGAACTTTGGAATACTATTTCTTCCGAAAAAAAACTGCTTCCGAAACGCTTTCACAAGATTACTTTGATACGCTTTATCAAACAAGTGACGATCCATGGAATTTTACCAAAAGCTTTTATGAAAAATCAAAATATGAAGAAACCCTTAAAGTTCTAAAACCGTTTTATCATAACATTCTGGAGTTGGGATGTTCCATAGGCGTACTGAGCGAACAACTTGCGCTAAAATGCGATCATCTCATGAGCGTGGATATCAGTGAATTTCCCCTGGAAACAGCAAAAAAACGCTGCGCCCCATTGGGAAATATAGATTTTGTTAAAATGGATGTTTCAAAGAACTTTCCCCAGAATACTTTTGACTTGATCCTGATTTCTGAGGTAGGATATTATTTGAGCAACGCAGACCTCAACGGTCTTTTTGAAAATTGCTCACAACATTTAAATACTAATGGTCATATACTCCTGGTGCACTGGACTTCCTATGTGTCAGAGTATCCTCTTTCAGGTAAAGAAGTTCATGAAAAATTTAAAATGTCGCATGTGGCAGAGCAATTTAAACTTGAGCAATCAGTGGTTCATGCTGCGTATGAACTAATGCTTTGGAAAAAGACCGGTGATGCTCCCCAATCCCTTTCTTAA
- a CDS encoding acyl-CoA dehydrogenase family protein: MYITKKIAAEIEAAAPIEGKFPKEQLEILGKCGLMKAIIPEEYGGEGIGMLKNTAAFLNILKVIGTLDLSLGRIFEGHFNTLFIIALYGSEESKQYYFDKALKSEFFGVWNTDQFNDPVRMENKGNFHALKGKKIFCSGGRSIQNALISTFNGGVPQLLVVHLDDLDAGAEDTSSWNPMGMCSSVSTTINFDGYTLENIQLIGNPGDYFKEPYFNTGSVRFASVQLGGAFSMASSAISHLTSLGRHNDTIQKARIAQIAIALESGDQWIQKTGEIIDNKELEDNFKIHQANMLRCAILEICTEVMHLAERAVGLQGFMRSHKMEKLHRDLSVYLKQPGPDAALQRVGEWVFNEDLKYLSPEETV; encoded by the coding sequence ATGTATATAACAAAGAAAATCGCCGCAGAAATTGAAGCTGCAGCACCTATAGAAGGTAAATTTCCGAAAGAGCAGCTGGAAATATTGGGTAAATGCGGACTCATGAAAGCTATTATTCCTGAAGAATATGGAGGTGAGGGGATAGGTATGCTTAAAAATACAGCCGCTTTTTTGAATATTCTCAAGGTGATTGGAACGCTGGATCTCTCACTGGGACGTATTTTTGAAGGTCATTTTAATACCCTTTTTATAATCGCTCTTTATGGATCTGAAGAGAGCAAGCAGTACTATTTTGATAAAGCGCTAAAGAGCGAATTTTTTGGGGTATGGAACACTGATCAGTTCAATGATCCGGTTCGTATGGAAAACAAAGGGAATTTTCATGCCTTAAAAGGTAAAAAAATATTCTGCTCTGGTGGAAGGTCTATTCAAAACGCACTCATAAGTACATTCAATGGGGGAGTTCCTCAATTACTGGTTGTTCACCTGGATGATTTGGATGCAGGAGCAGAAGATACTTCAAGTTGGAATCCTATGGGCATGTGCAGTTCTGTAAGCACAACAATAAACTTTGATGGCTATACGCTTGAAAACATACAATTAATAGGCAATCCAGGGGATTATTTTAAAGAGCCTTATTTCAATACGGGTTCCGTGCGGTTCGCCTCGGTACAGTTGGGCGGAGCCTTTTCAATGGCCTCCAGTGCAATTTCCCATTTGACATCCCTGGGGCGTCACAACGATACCATACAAAAAGCCCGAATCGCTCAAATTGCGATAGCACTTGAAAGTGGGGATCAATGGATTCAAAAAACCGGGGAAATCATAGATAATAAAGAACTTGAAGATAATTTCAAGATCCATCAGGCCAACATGCTTCGGTGCGCCATTCTTGAAATCTGCACGGAGGTCATGCACTTAGCGGAAAGGGCCGTAGGATTACAAGGTTTTATGCGATCCCATAAAATGGAAAAACTACACAGGGATCTTTCGGTTTATTTAAAGCAACCTGGTCCGGATGCCGCGCTTCAGCGTGTAGGGGAGTGGGTTTTCAATGAAGATTTAAAATATTTGTCTCCTGAGGAAACGGTATAA
- a CDS encoding DegT/DnrJ/EryC1/StrS family aminotransferase, whose protein sequence is MNEIYVTKTYLPEREKYDEILDKIWQTNYVTNHGPYGEKLESALSNYLDCPHVHWLSNGTVALQLAIHCLNLKGEILTTPFTYVATANSIMWEKCTPVFVDIDPHTFAIDHKELKKHITSRTSAILAVHIYGYPAPVKELQEFSDEHNLKLIYDGAHAFGSFYTGKSLANFGDITTLSFHATKVFHTIEGGAVVTNIEELSECLSLGATHGHRYEEYIQEGINAKNSELHAGIGLLNLKNFQHIVNGRKKVFEHYLSHLNATVLYILKPDYFEDFTYNYAYFPVVFPSEMILLQAEKSLNKENIFPRRYFYPALNTLPYLNTSSCPVAEDISKRILCLPLYHDLPLADVDRISIILKKNLP, encoded by the coding sequence ATGAATGAAATTTACGTTACTAAAACCTATTTACCTGAAAGAGAAAAATACGATGAGATTCTCGATAAAATCTGGCAAACCAATTATGTTACTAACCATGGACCCTACGGGGAAAAGCTAGAAAGTGCCCTCTCAAATTATTTAGATTGCCCACATGTGCACTGGCTTTCTAATGGCACCGTTGCACTGCAGCTCGCTATACACTGTCTCAATTTAAAAGGCGAAATACTTACAACCCCCTTTACTTATGTGGCAACGGCAAATAGCATTATGTGGGAAAAATGCACTCCTGTGTTTGTAGATATTGATCCGCATACTTTTGCAATAGATCATAAAGAATTAAAGAAACATATTACTTCCCGTACTTCGGCGATACTGGCGGTGCATATTTACGGGTATCCTGCCCCGGTAAAAGAACTTCAAGAATTTTCTGATGAACATAACTTAAAACTTATCTACGATGGCGCACACGCCTTTGGCAGTTTCTACACAGGTAAGTCGCTTGCTAACTTTGGCGATATTACCACGCTGAGTTTTCACGCTACAAAAGTTTTTCACACGATAGAGGGCGGCGCAGTCGTCACAAATATCGAAGAACTTTCAGAATGTCTCAGTTTAGGCGCTACGCACGGCCACCGTTATGAAGAGTATATTCAAGAAGGAATCAATGCAAAAAATTCTGAATTGCATGCTGGTATTGGTCTTCTGAATTTAAAAAACTTCCAACACATCGTAAATGGAAGAAAAAAGGTTTTTGAACATTATTTATCCCATCTCAATGCTACGGTACTTTATATTTTAAAGCCAGATTATTTTGAAGATTTTACCTATAATTATGCCTATTTCCCGGTAGTTTTCCCATCGGAAATGATACTGCTGCAGGCAGAAAAATCTTTAAATAAGGAGAATATATTTCCCAGGCGCTATTTTTATCCTGCCCTCAATACGCTTCCCTATCTCAATACATCTTCCTGTCCCGTGGCCGAAGATATCTCCAAACGAATTCTTTGCTTACCGCTCTATCATGATTTGCCCCTGGCAGATGTTGATCGTATTTCGATCATTTTGAAAAAGAATTTGCCATGA
- a CDS encoding WbqC family protein, giving the protein MKIAVMQPYIFPYVGYFQLIQAVDTFVFFDDVQFKRRSYITRNSILINDKANTFSIPVQKANRDANINEIALHEETFNSWAEKFLKSLHHAYAKAPYFESVFKLIQGVFKEGSADIASLTKRSIQKTCQYLNLKTEFKSSASIPYEKSGDGQDKILSICGFLEANTYINAINGRDLYNSEAFEKKGTNLLFLEPNVAKYEQFSANFTSHLSIIDMMMFLSPQEIAAHLKQYQLITD; this is encoded by the coding sequence ATGAAGATAGCGGTTATGCAACCTTACATTTTCCCCTATGTTGGCTATTTCCAACTCATACAGGCGGTGGACACATTTGTTTTCTTTGATGACGTACAATTTAAAAGGCGCAGTTATATTACGCGCAATTCCATATTGATAAATGATAAGGCCAATACCTTTTCCATACCGGTACAAAAAGCAAATCGAGATGCAAACATCAATGAAATAGCACTTCATGAAGAAACATTCAATAGCTGGGCAGAAAAGTTTTTGAAGTCTTTGCACCACGCTTATGCCAAAGCCCCTTACTTTGAGTCTGTTTTTAAGCTCATTCAGGGGGTTTTTAAAGAAGGTTCGGCAGATATTGCCAGTCTTACCAAGCGCTCCATTCAGAAAACCTGTCAATACCTCAATCTTAAAACGGAATTTAAAAGCAGTGCCTCCATACCCTATGAAAAATCTGGGGATGGCCAGGATAAAATACTATCCATCTGTGGTTTTTTAGAGGCCAATACCTATATAAATGCCATAAACGGAAGGGATTTATATAATTCAGAGGCATTTGAGAAAAAAGGGACAAATTTGTTATTTTTAGAACCAAATGTGGCAAAATATGAACAGTTCTCGGCAAATTTTACTTCACATTTATCTATTATAGATATGATGATGTTTCTGTCACCTCAGGAAATCGCAGCGCATTTAAAACAATACCAACTTATAACCGATTAA
- a CDS encoding acetyltransferase: MHEQQSKKIVVFGESQLASLAHFYFKHDSPHEVVAFTVDGDYRTGETFEDLPLVDFENVHNLYPPSEFAMFLPISFKRMNYLRREKFEKAKEMGYSCISYVSSKATTWPGLDIGENCFIFEDNTIQPFTKIGDNCILWSGNHIGHHTQIGNHVFITSHVVISGACTIKDHTFFGVNATVRDETIIAEGTLVAMGANIIKDTEAHGIYMGAKATKHDKKSIDLDSLSHKSGG; encoded by the coding sequence ATGCATGAACAACAATCCAAAAAAATAGTAGTCTTTGGCGAAAGCCAGTTGGCAAGCCTCGCCCATTTTTATTTTAAGCATGACAGTCCGCATGAGGTGGTCGCGTTTACCGTAGACGGGGATTACAGAACCGGGGAAACGTTTGAAGACTTACCTTTGGTTGATTTTGAAAACGTACATAATCTTTATCCACCTTCAGAATTTGCTATGTTTTTGCCTATAAGTTTTAAGCGTATGAATTACCTGCGCAGGGAAAAATTTGAAAAGGCAAAAGAAATGGGTTACAGTTGTATCAGCTATGTCAGCTCAAAAGCGACTACCTGGCCCGGACTCGATATTGGCGAGAATTGTTTCATATTTGAGGATAATACTATTCAGCCCTTTACAAAAATTGGCGATAATTGTATTCTCTGGAGCGGTAATCATATAGGCCATCATACCCAGATAGGTAACCATGTTTTCATTACCAGTCATGTGGTCATTAGTGGTGCGTGTACCATAAAAGATCATACTTTTTTTGGGGTGAACGCTACCGTGCGGGATGAAACGATCATAGCAGAAGGTACGTTAGTCGCCATGGGCGCGAATATCATTAAAGATACCGAAGCCCACGGAATATATATGGGCGCGAAAGCGACCAAACATGACAAAAAAAGTATTGATTTAGACAGTCTTTCACATAAAAGCGGCGGGTAA
- a CDS encoding glycosyltransferase family 2 protein, giving the protein MNKSTNNSTLSAKPLVSISIITYNHKDFIVDAIESVLMQEVNFEYEIIIGDDFSNDGTQDILKDYEQRYPDKIQLILHPRDYDCIPGRINNITNLYACRGKYIAMLDGDDSWLSTDKLQKQVNFLEENEDFAVSFHDMMLYYQNGTIVKHSSKIAHYDQGKTVFTYKDVLSGWFIQTSSLLFRNHRIGEFPDWFWEIYSADYAIQLLAARHGKLKYFPDLFAKRNYHPQSFTATQNTTQTHLQRRKKELIFFEKYFPGYKAYQDYGQGKNRLKDALRNLKEKQLSHFPGNLTGSLVHLGKFVFNKDFSILEKVEIIDVDFIKKWKKKS; this is encoded by the coding sequence GTGAATAAATCTACCAATAATTCCACATTGAGCGCAAAGCCGCTGGTAAGCATCTCTATAATTACCTACAACCATAAGGATTTTATTGTAGATGCAATAGAAAGCGTACTCATGCAAGAGGTGAATTTTGAGTATGAGATTATCATTGGCGACGATTTTTCAAACGACGGTACTCAGGATATTTTGAAGGATTATGAACAAAGATATCCCGATAAAATTCAGTTGATCCTTCATCCCCGTGATTATGACTGCATTCCCGGAAGAATAAATAACATCACAAATCTTTACGCATGCAGAGGGAAATATATCGCCATGTTAGATGGTGATGATTCCTGGCTGAGCACTGATAAGTTACAGAAACAAGTCAATTTCCTTGAAGAAAATGAAGATTTTGCCGTAAGTTTTCATGATATGATGCTCTACTATCAAAATGGAACTATAGTGAAGCATAGCAGTAAAATCGCGCACTATGATCAGGGGAAAACCGTTTTTACGTATAAGGACGTACTTTCCGGCTGGTTTATTCAAACGAGTTCACTCCTGTTTAGAAATCATCGTATAGGGGAGTTTCCAGATTGGTTTTGGGAAATCTATAGTGCCGATTATGCCATACAACTACTGGCTGCACGCCATGGTAAATTGAAATACTTTCCAGATCTTTTTGCAAAGCGCAACTACCATCCACAAAGTTTTACCGCTACCCAAAATACGACCCAGACGCATTTGCAAAGGAGAAAAAAAGAATTGATATTTTTTGAAAAGTATTTTCCGGGATATAAAGCGTATCAGGATTACGGTCAGGGCAAGAACCGGCTCAAAGATGCATTAAGAAATTTAAAAGAAAAACAACTATCCCATTTCCCAGGCAACTTAACCGGAAGTTTAGTTCATTTGGGCAAGTTCGTTTTTAACAAAGATTTTTCGATTTTAGAAAAAGTGGAGATTATTGACGTTGATTTTATTAAAAAATGGAAGAAAAAATCTTAA
- a CDS encoding glycosyltransferase, producing MKKLLKFDIIHPPEYLQKKIAEWDDLEELSLAQYRERLINLRSNYSDYYTYHLNETGAWKAEEFFLLDKVYLEKVARETLGTGRFLLKLKSKIAAKFFRKYDYYRDQVIDSYIKKFNPDVIFVRSQPIPSAFWQRYRHNTLLVSRLSARLPKLWHPNDWDLIYTDQPDFQRFFQLHGTDTIINDQGFDIRVPTELENREKKYDCSFVGGLGTQNFTERTEFIHAIASKTDFKWWGYWWKYGGDGRKLKDFPFLHKTYQGYTSGLEMYQTFLDSKISLNDYVDTANGIGFNQRMFEVMGVGGFLLTRWAPNFESTFPAGIFATYTDEKDCLKKIAYYLANEQEREKIAAAGKKFIAENYDYTRITASFANDLNKRLS from the coding sequence ATGAAAAAACTACTCAAATTTGATATTATTCATCCTCCGGAATATCTTCAAAAAAAAATTGCCGAATGGGATGATCTGGAAGAATTGAGCCTTGCGCAATACCGGGAACGCCTAATTAACCTACGTTCCAATTATTCTGATTATTATACCTATCATTTAAACGAGACCGGTGCGTGGAAAGCGGAAGAGTTTTTTTTGCTGGACAAGGTTTATCTGGAAAAAGTAGCTCGGGAAACCCTGGGAACAGGTCGCTTTCTTCTAAAGTTAAAATCTAAAATCGCTGCTAAATTTTTTAGAAAATATGATTATTACCGCGACCAGGTCATAGACAGCTATATTAAGAAATTTAACCCAGATGTTATTTTTGTCCGTTCCCAGCCTATTCCTTCTGCGTTCTGGCAACGCTACCGTCACAATACGCTGCTGGTGAGCCGTCTTTCTGCCCGCTTGCCAAAACTGTGGCATCCCAATGACTGGGACCTTATTTATACAGATCAACCAGATTTTCAAAGATTCTTTCAACTGCACGGTACAGACACGATAATCAACGATCAGGGTTTTGATATCCGGGTACCTACGGAACTTGAAAACCGGGAAAAAAAATACGATTGCAGTTTTGTAGGTGGTCTGGGTACGCAGAATTTTACAGAACGCACCGAATTTATTCATGCGATTGCCAGCAAAACCGACTTTAAATGGTGGGGATACTGGTGGAAATACGGTGGTGACGGCCGTAAACTGAAGGATTTTCCTTTTCTACATAAAACATATCAGGGATACACCAGCGGCCTGGAAATGTACCAGACTTTTTTAGATAGTAAAATCTCACTCAATGATTATGTAGATACCGCAAACGGAATAGGTTTTAATCAGCGTATGTTTGAAGTAATGGGCGTAGGCGGATTTTTACTTACCCGCTGGGCACCTAATTTTGAAAGCACTTTTCCGGCAGGTATTTTTGCTACGTATACAGACGAAAAGGATTGTCTTAAAAAAATAGCGTATTATTTGGCAAATGAACAGGAAAGGGAAAAAATCGCGGCTGCAGGAAAAAAATTCATAGCCGAAAACTATGATTATACCCGTATTACAGCTTCATTTGCCAATGATTTAAACAAACGGCTCTCCTGA
- a CDS encoding DegT/DnrJ/EryC1/StrS family aminotransferase codes for MIVPMIDLHAQYQDIKKEIDAAITQILEETSFIGGPEVRQFEEDFKTVVGAGHVISCANGTDSMEMTLKALNISAGDEVIVPAHTWISTSEVVVTAGAVPVFADVAFDSCCISIEDIKKKITTKTKAIIAVHLYGHPADLDALVQLSEEHNLHLIEDCAQAHGSTYKGQPVGSFGTASSFSFYPGKNLGCYGDGGAVFTKDEQLALKIRQLGNHGQLTKHDHRIHGRNSRLDTLQARVLSVKIPYLKGWIEKKNEHAAYYHEGLKGIKEIDLPTLMGENRYHSWHLYVLKTKKRDALKAYLQEQDIQCGIHYPKALPFQPCYSDFDHKKTDFPVAARLQDEVLSLPMYAELEKEQLDHVISSITTFFER; via the coding sequence ATGATTGTTCCCATGATAGATCTGCACGCGCAGTATCAAGACATAAAGAAAGAAATTGACGCTGCCATCACGCAGATTCTGGAAGAAACCTCTTTTATAGGTGGTCCGGAAGTCAGGCAGTTTGAAGAAGATTTTAAAACTGTCGTGGGCGCAGGACATGTGATTTCCTGCGCAAACGGTACAGACAGTATGGAAATGACGTTAAAGGCTCTGAATATAAGCGCTGGTGATGAAGTTATCGTCCCTGCGCATACCTGGATATCCACCAGTGAGGTAGTCGTCACCGCAGGTGCTGTCCCGGTGTTTGCCGATGTTGCTTTTGATAGTTGCTGTATTTCCATTGAAGATATTAAAAAGAAGATCACTACAAAAACCAAAGCCATCATCGCGGTTCACCTTTACGGGCATCCGGCAGATCTTGATGCTTTAGTGCAACTCTCCGAAGAACACAACCTGCATTTAATAGAAGATTGTGCGCAGGCGCATGGCAGCACTTACAAAGGACAGCCTGTGGGATCTTTTGGTACCGCTTCCAGTTTCAGCTTTTATCCCGGTAAAAACCTGGGTTGTTATGGCGATGGCGGTGCGGTATTTACTAAAGACGAGCAGCTTGCGCTGAAGATCAGGCAGCTGGGAAATCACGGTCAGCTTACGAAACACGATCATCGCATCCATGGGCGCAACAGTCGGCTGGATACGTTACAGGCGCGCGTGTTGTCTGTAAAAATCCCATATTTGAAAGGTTGGATAGAGAAGAAAAATGAACATGCAGCCTATTATCACGAAGGGCTGAAAGGAATAAAAGAAATTGATTTACCGACACTTATGGGGGAAAACAGGTATCATAGTTGGCATTTGTATGTTCTTAAAACCAAAAAAAGAGATGCTTTAAAAGCCTATTTACAGGAACAAGATATTCAATGCGGCATTCACTATCCCAAAGCCCTTCCTTTTCAGCCTTGTTATTCTGATTTTGACCATAAAAAAACTGATTTCCCAGTGGCGGCACGCTTGCAGGATGAAGTACTCTCGCTGCCTATGTATGCTGAATTGGAAAAAGAACAGCTGGACCATGTAATCTCCAGTATAACTACTTTTTTTGAAAGATGA
- a CDS encoding formyltransferase family protein, whose translation MRYALVGNNDGPLRLLKALIKAGLPLPVFVGLQKKPDVPLFKKYTEILDKTPFQTTFEEAALIHHLEGKEIESIVNCFCNFKFTKLLELYRCYNIHPSYLPRYRGRHPLHWALINGEKHHGITLHEMSPKYDDGAIIWQEKVALNENMSVADLRELLMQKLEMHFPAVFAKIMANSAEKQPNFIENSTYIKRRSPEDSELTEWHDGALLYRKIKALRSETNPAFISLKTNKKLPIIDVKWEKKDIISEKKVSPEILKIEKNALLIKTADNHKIWLITEENQPNSIQINFRA comes from the coding sequence ATGAGATACGCGCTGGTAGGAAATAATGACGGACCCTTACGACTTTTAAAAGCTTTGATAAAAGCTGGTCTGCCCCTGCCCGTTTTTGTGGGACTTCAAAAAAAACCGGATGTGCCATTGTTCAAAAAATATACTGAAATACTCGATAAAACACCTTTTCAGACCACTTTTGAAGAAGCAGCGTTGATCCATCATTTAGAAGGCAAAGAAATAGAAAGCATTGTCAATTGTTTCTGTAATTTTAAATTCACAAAACTTCTGGAACTTTACCGCTGTTACAACATACATCCCAGTTATCTGCCGCGTTACCGCGGCAGGCATCCCCTGCACTGGGCGCTGATTAATGGAGAAAAACATCATGGCATCACCCTGCACGAAATGTCTCCAAAATATGATGACGGTGCAATCATTTGGCAGGAAAAAGTAGCTTTAAATGAAAATATGAGCGTGGCTGATTTGCGTGAATTGCTAATGCAAAAACTGGAAATGCATTTTCCAGCTGTTTTTGCTAAAATAATGGCAAATAGTGCTGAAAAACAGCCAAATTTCATCGAAAATTCGACTTATATCAAACGTAGATCCCCAGAAGATAGCGAACTTACAGAATGGCATGATGGCGCATTGCTTTACCGAAAGATCAAGGCGCTGCGCAGTGAGACAAATCCCGCATTTATTTCCTTGAAAACCAACAAAAAACTACCTATTATCGATGTAAAATGGGAGAAAAAGGACATAATTTCCGAGAAAAAAGTTTCCCCGGAAATACTTAAAATAGAGAAAAACGCATTACTTATAAAAACAGCTGATAACCATAAAATTTGGCTAATTACAGAAGAAAATCAACCGAATTCCATTCAAATCAACTTTAGAGCATGA